One Tessaracoccus lacteus DNA window includes the following coding sequences:
- the coaE gene encoding dephospho-CoA kinase codes for MPRIALTGGIASGKSTVAELFRELGAVIIDSDVLAREVVEPGTEGLALVAERFGPMVLRPDGALDRGRLGDLIFADEDARADLNAIIHPRVRVASEERETAAPDGSVVLHVIPLLVEAGLAAGFRHVVVVDLPEDDQLERLIERNGLTREQALARLAAQASRDERLAVASWVIDNSGSLEETAGQVVDLWNGPIASLP; via the coding sequence ATGCCACGCATCGCGCTGACCGGGGGGATCGCCTCCGGAAAGTCCACCGTCGCCGAGCTGTTCCGCGAGCTGGGGGCCGTGATCATCGACTCGGACGTGCTGGCCCGCGAGGTCGTCGAGCCGGGGACAGAGGGACTGGCCCTGGTCGCGGAGCGCTTCGGGCCGATGGTCCTGCGACCTGACGGGGCGCTCGACCGTGGCCGGCTGGGGGACTTGATCTTCGCCGACGAGGACGCCAGGGCAGACCTCAACGCGATCATCCACCCGCGCGTGCGGGTGGCCTCCGAGGAACGCGAGACCGCCGCCCCCGACGGGTCCGTCGTGCTGCACGTCATCCCGCTCCTGGTGGAGGCCGGCCTGGCGGCCGGGTTCCGGCACGTCGTGGTCGTGGACCTGCCGGAGGACGACCAGCTGGAGCGCCTGATAGAGCGCAACGGGCTCACCCGGGAGCAGGCGCTCGCACGGCTCGCGGCCCAGGCCTCCCGTGACGAGCGGCTCGCGGTGGCCTCGTGGGTGATCGACAACTCCGGCTCGCTGGAGGAGACGGCCGGCCAGGTCGTCGACCTCTGGAACGGGCCGATCGCCTCGCTGCCCTGA
- the uvrB gene encoding excinuclease ABC subunit UvrB: protein MRPIEELQRQVAPLEVISEFSPSGDQPKAIDELEERIEAGEKDVVLLGATGTGKTATVAWLAERLQRPMLVMQPNKTLAAQFANELRDLMPSNAVEYFVSYYDYYQPEAYLPQTDTYIEKDSSLNEEVERMRHAATSSLLTRRDVIVVATVSAIYGLGTPEEYLQQRVTLRVGEEYDRDALLRHLVDIQYARNDIGGGRGTFKVKGDTLEIYPMYEENALRVEMFGDEVERITTIHPLTGNVILEESEAYVFPATHYSAGAERMDRAIGGIEKELAERLAEFEEQGKLLEAQRLRMRTSYDIEMMRQIGTCSGIENYSRHIDGRTAGSAPSCLLDYFPEDFVLVVDESHVTIPQIGGMYEGDASRKRTLVEHGFRLPSAIDNRPLKFDEFVERIGQTVYLSATPGPYEMERSRGFVEQIIRPTGLVDPEVVLKPTRGQIDDLMAEVTLRVERNERVLVTTLTKKMAEDLTDYLMDHGIRTRYLHSDIDTIRRIELLRELRLGEYDVLVGINLLREGLDLPEVSLVAILDADKEGFLRSERSLIQTIGRAARNVAGQVHMYADKITPSMEAAIEETNRRREIQIAYNTEHGIDPQPLRKRIAAVTEMLAREDADTDELLATTSGSKKPGRGLDASSMAQSELAQLIEDLTAQMHRAAAELQFEVAARHRDEISDLKKELRGMVEATR, encoded by the coding sequence ATGCGACCGATCGAGGAACTGCAGCGCCAGGTGGCGCCGCTGGAAGTCATCTCCGAGTTCTCGCCGTCCGGGGACCAGCCGAAGGCCATCGACGAGTTGGAAGAGCGCATCGAGGCCGGAGAGAAGGACGTCGTGCTTCTGGGGGCGACGGGCACCGGCAAGACGGCGACGGTCGCCTGGCTCGCGGAGCGCCTGCAGCGCCCGATGCTAGTGATGCAACCGAACAAGACCCTGGCGGCCCAGTTCGCGAACGAGTTGCGGGACCTGATGCCCAGCAACGCCGTCGAGTACTTCGTGTCGTACTACGACTACTACCAGCCCGAGGCCTACCTCCCGCAGACGGACACCTACATCGAGAAGGACTCCTCGTTGAACGAGGAGGTGGAGCGGATGCGGCACGCGGCCACCAGCTCGCTGCTGACGCGGCGCGATGTGATCGTGGTCGCCACGGTGTCGGCCATCTACGGACTGGGCACCCCCGAGGAGTACCTGCAGCAGCGCGTGACACTGCGCGTCGGCGAGGAGTACGACCGGGACGCCCTCCTGCGGCATCTGGTCGACATCCAGTACGCCCGCAACGACATCGGCGGCGGTCGCGGCACGTTCAAGGTGAAGGGCGACACGCTCGAGATCTACCCGATGTACGAGGAGAACGCCCTGCGTGTGGAGATGTTCGGCGACGAGGTCGAGCGCATCACCACCATCCATCCCCTGACGGGCAACGTGATCCTCGAGGAGTCCGAGGCCTACGTCTTCCCTGCGACGCACTACTCCGCGGGCGCCGAGCGGATGGACCGGGCCATCGGCGGCATCGAGAAGGAGCTGGCCGAGCGGCTCGCCGAGTTCGAGGAGCAGGGCAAGCTGCTGGAGGCCCAGCGCCTGCGGATGCGCACGAGCTACGACATCGAGATGATGCGGCAGATCGGCACCTGCTCGGGCATCGAGAACTACTCGCGCCACATCGACGGTCGGACGGCCGGCTCCGCGCCGTCGTGTCTCCTCGACTACTTCCCCGAGGACTTCGTGCTGGTCGTCGACGAGTCGCACGTCACCATCCCCCAGATCGGCGGCATGTACGAGGGCGACGCATCGCGCAAGCGGACGCTGGTGGAGCACGGCTTCCGGCTGCCGAGCGCCATCGACAACCGGCCGCTGAAGTTCGACGAGTTCGTCGAGCGCATCGGGCAGACGGTCTACCTCTCCGCCACGCCCGGCCCGTACGAGATGGAGCGCAGCCGCGGCTTCGTCGAACAGATCATCCGCCCCACCGGCCTGGTCGACCCCGAGGTCGTGCTGAAGCCGACGCGCGGCCAGATCGACGACCTGATGGCGGAGGTCACGCTCCGCGTGGAGCGCAACGAGCGCGTGCTGGTGACCACCCTGACCAAGAAGATGGCCGAGGACCTGACGGACTACCTGATGGACCACGGCATCCGCACCCGCTACCTGCACTCGGACATCGACACCATCCGGCGCATCGAGCTGCTGCGCGAGCTGCGGCTCGGCGAGTACGACGTGCTGGTGGGCATCAACCTGCTGCGCGAGGGACTCGACCTTCCCGAGGTGTCCCTGGTGGCCATCCTCGACGCGGACAAGGAGGGCTTTCTGCGCTCCGAACGGTCACTCATCCAGACGATCGGCCGCGCCGCCCGTAACGTCGCGGGCCAGGTCCACATGTACGCCGACAAGATCACGCCGTCGATGGAGGCTGCCATCGAGGAGACGAACCGCCGCCGCGAGATCCAGATCGCCTACAACACCGAGCACGGCATCGACCCGCAACCGCTGCGCAAGCGCATCGCGGCCGTCACTGAGATGCTGGCCCGCGAGGACGCCGACACCGACGAGCTGCTCGCGACCACATCAGGCTCGAAGAAGCCGGGCCGCGGCCTCGACGCGTCGTCGATGGCCCAGTCCGAGCTGGCCCAGCTGATCGAGGACCTCACGGCTCAGATGCACCGGGCGGCCGCCGAGCTGCAGTTCGAGGTGGCCGCTCGTCACCGCGACGAGATCTCCGACCTCAAGAAGGAGCTCCGCGGCATGGTGGAGGCCACCCGCTGA
- a CDS encoding maleylpyruvate isomerase family mycothiol-dependent enzyme — protein MSTDRATFAQVVDSVREQTSLLLGSTIGFTDEDWARPTALSGWTRSHVAAHLADGAMAMIRVIEGLRQGIEQRLYESDAAKRRSIELGALASGLDLQIRLDTSASTLQVELPELEFDARPVELRAGYRLPLRRLPLARLSEVVLHHMDLAPHFEPRDLPASIAVELLRFQVDRIGRSGDYPPLKVVADEGYTGVVGRIGDGIEMHGPAGDLLAWLARGTESPRIYRA, from the coding sequence ATGTCCACCGATCGTGCCACGTTCGCCCAGGTGGTCGACTCGGTCCGCGAGCAGACCTCGCTCCTGCTGGGGTCCACCATCGGCTTCACCGACGAGGACTGGGCCCGCCCGACGGCGCTGAGCGGATGGACCCGCAGCCACGTGGCGGCTCATCTGGCCGACGGCGCCATGGCCATGATCCGGGTGATCGAGGGCCTCCGGCAGGGCATCGAGCAGCGGCTGTACGAATCCGATGCCGCGAAGCGCCGGTCGATCGAGCTAGGCGCGCTCGCCAGCGGACTCGACCTGCAGATCCGCCTCGACACCAGCGCGAGCACGCTGCAGGTGGAGCTGCCCGAGCTGGAGTTCGACGCCCGGCCCGTCGAGCTGCGCGCCGGCTACCGGCTTCCCCTCCGGCGGCTGCCGCTGGCACGCCTGAGCGAGGTGGTCCTGCACCACATGGATCTCGCCCCCCACTTCGAGCCCCGCGACCTGCCCGCATCCATCGCCGTCGAGCTGCTGCGTTTCCAGGTCGATCGCATCGGCCGCAGCGGGGACTACCCGCCCCTGAAGGTCGTCGCAGACGAGGGCTACACGGGCGTGGTCGGCCGCATCGGCGACGGCATCGAGATGCACGGGCCGGCGGGCGACCTGCTCGCCTGGCTGGCCCGCGGCACCGAGTCCCCCCGCATCTACCGGGCCTGA
- the uvrA gene encoding excinuclease ABC subunit UvrA yields MAGVTDRLVVRGARVHNLKNVSLDLPRDALIVFTGLSGSGKSSLAFDTIFAEGQRRYVESLSAYARMFLGQMDKPDVDFIEGLSPAVSIDQKSTSRNPRSTVGTITEVYDYLRLLYARVGIPHCEVCGAVIGKQTPQQIVDRLMAMEEGTRFQILAPLVRGRKGEHAELFRQLSGDGYSRVRIDGDTYPLGETPKLDKNRKHDVEVVVDRAVVRPSAKQRITESVETALGLAGGVVTIDFVDLPSDDPERERRFSEKMGCPNEHDVDIDELEPRQFSFNGPWGACPECSGLGTLLDPDPELIIPNDDLTLADGAIAPWTTPTIKQHYEHVLESLAAEHGFAMDTPWRKLSVGARSVLLHGAKGNVVVSYRNRFGRVRSYSQKYEGVIPFIRRRYDEAETDSARDRWGGYMREVNCPACGGARLKPSSLSVTVAGRTIAELADLSIGEAAAFLGELELTPREAAIAARLIKEINARLTFLLDVGLDYLTLSRAAGTLSGGEAQRIRLATQIGSGLVGVLYVLDEPSIGLHQRDNLRLIETLHRLRDLGNTLIVVEHDEDTIRAADWAVDIGPGAGEGGGEVVVSGTVEELLSSPESKTGAYLAGRLAIPVPTVRRPGNGKKIVVRGAREHNLRGVDVTFNLGQFIAVTGVSGSGKSSLVNSILYTAAAKAIYGAKAVPGRHRALDGLANIDKVIQVDQSPIGRTPRSNPATYTGVFDKIRALFAQTPEAKVRGYLPGRFSFNVKGGRCENCMGDGTIKIEMNFLPDVYVPCEVCHGARYNRETLEVHYKGRTIAEVLDMPISEAVEFFSSINSIARYLRTLTEVGLGYVRLGQPATTLSGGEAQRVKLAAELQKRSTGRTLYVLDEPTTGLHFEDISRLLTVLHRLVDNGNTVVTIEHNLDVIKSADWVIDMGPDGGSRGGTVVATGTPEQVAANPESATGAFLRPLLA; encoded by the coding sequence ATGGCGGGCGTGACTGATCGGCTCGTAGTGCGGGGTGCCCGCGTCCATAACCTGAAGAACGTGTCGCTTGACCTGCCGCGCGACGCCCTCATCGTCTTCACGGGACTGAGCGGATCGGGCAAGTCGTCGCTGGCCTTCGACACGATCTTCGCCGAGGGACAGCGCCGCTATGTCGAGTCGCTGTCGGCGTACGCGCGCATGTTCCTCGGGCAGATGGACAAGCCCGACGTCGACTTCATCGAGGGCCTCTCGCCCGCCGTGTCGATCGACCAGAAGTCGACCAGCCGCAACCCCCGCTCGACGGTGGGCACCATCACCGAGGTCTACGACTACCTGCGCCTGCTCTACGCGCGCGTCGGCATCCCGCACTGCGAGGTGTGCGGCGCCGTGATCGGCAAGCAGACGCCGCAGCAGATCGTCGACCGGCTCATGGCGATGGAGGAGGGGACCCGCTTCCAGATCCTCGCGCCGCTGGTGCGCGGGCGGAAGGGCGAGCACGCCGAGCTGTTCCGCCAGCTGAGCGGCGACGGGTACAGCCGCGTCCGCATCGACGGCGACACCTATCCGCTGGGCGAGACCCCGAAGCTGGACAAGAACCGCAAGCACGACGTCGAGGTCGTCGTGGACCGCGCCGTCGTGAGACCGTCGGCGAAGCAGCGTATCACCGAGTCCGTCGAGACCGCCCTGGGGCTGGCCGGCGGCGTCGTCACCATCGACTTCGTGGACCTGCCCTCCGACGATCCGGAGCGGGAGCGCCGGTTCTCCGAGAAGATGGGCTGCCCGAACGAGCACGACGTCGACATCGACGAACTCGAGCCGCGCCAGTTCTCGTTCAACGGCCCCTGGGGTGCGTGCCCCGAGTGCTCCGGCCTCGGCACGCTGCTCGATCCCGACCCCGAGCTGATCATCCCGAACGACGACCTCACCCTCGCCGACGGCGCCATCGCCCCGTGGACCACGCCGACGATCAAGCAGCACTACGAGCACGTCCTGGAGTCGCTGGCCGCCGAGCACGGGTTCGCGATGGACACGCCGTGGCGCAAGCTCTCGGTCGGCGCCCGCTCGGTGCTGCTGCACGGCGCGAAGGGCAACGTCGTCGTCAGCTACCGCAACCGGTTCGGGCGGGTCCGCTCCTACTCGCAGAAGTACGAGGGCGTCATCCCGTTCATCCGCCGCCGCTACGACGAGGCGGAGACCGACTCGGCCCGCGACCGTTGGGGCGGCTACATGCGCGAGGTGAACTGCCCTGCCTGCGGCGGCGCCAGGCTCAAGCCGTCGTCGCTGTCCGTCACCGTCGCAGGGCGCACCATCGCCGAGCTGGCCGACCTGTCGATCGGGGAGGCGGCGGCCTTCCTCGGCGAGCTGGAGCTCACGCCCCGCGAGGCGGCCATCGCGGCGCGCCTGATCAAGGAGATCAACGCCCGCCTGACGTTCCTGCTCGACGTGGGGCTGGACTACCTGACCCTGTCGCGCGCCGCAGGGACGCTGTCGGGCGGCGAGGCACAGCGCATCCGGCTCGCCACGCAGATCGGGTCCGGCCTCGTCGGCGTGCTGTACGTGCTCGACGAGCCCTCGATCGGCCTGCACCAGCGCGACAACCTCCGCCTCATCGAGACGCTGCACCGGCTGCGCGACCTCGGCAACACGCTCATCGTCGTCGAGCACGACGAGGACACCATCCGCGCCGCGGACTGGGCGGTCGACATCGGCCCCGGGGCGGGCGAGGGCGGCGGCGAGGTCGTCGTGTCCGGCACGGTCGAGGAGCTGCTGAGCAGCCCTGAATCCAAGACCGGCGCATACCTTGCAGGCCGGCTCGCGATCCCCGTCCCGACGGTGCGCCGCCCGGGCAACGGGAAGAAGATCGTCGTGCGCGGGGCCCGCGAGCACAACCTCAGGGGCGTCGACGTCACCTTCAACCTCGGCCAGTTCATCGCCGTCACCGGCGTGTCCGGCTCCGGCAAGTCCTCGCTGGTCAACTCGATCCTCTACACAGCTGCCGCCAAGGCCATCTACGGGGCGAAGGCCGTTCCGGGCAGGCACAGGGCGCTCGACGGGCTGGCGAACATCGACAAGGTGATCCAGGTCGACCAGTCGCCCATCGGGCGCACCCCGCGCTCCAACCCGGCCACCTACACGGGGGTCTTCGACAAGATCCGTGCCCTGTTCGCACAGACGCCGGAGGCGAAGGTCCGCGGCTACCTGCCGGGCCGGTTCTCCTTCAACGTCAAGGGCGGTCGCTGCGAGAACTGCATGGGCGACGGCACGATCAAGATCGAGATGAACTTCCTGCCCGACGTCTACGTCCCGTGTGAGGTGTGTCACGGCGCGCGCTACAACCGCGAGACGCTTGAGGTGCACTACAAGGGCCGGACGATCGCCGAGGTGCTCGACATGCCGATCAGCGAGGCGGTGGAGTTCTTCAGCTCCATCAACTCGATCGCCCGGTACCTGCGCACCCTCACGGAGGTGGGGCTGGGCTACGTCCGGCTCGGGCAGCCCGCTACCACGCTGTCCGGCGGCGAGGCGCAGCGCGTCAAGCTGGCGGCAGAGCTGCAGAAGCGTTCGACGGGCCGCACGCTGTACGTGCTCGACGAGCCGACCACCGGCCTGCACTTCGAGGACATCTCGCGGCTGCTGACCGTGCTGCATCGCCTCGTCGACAACGGCAACACCGTGGTGACGATCGAGCACAACCTGGACGTCATCAAGTCGGCGGACTGGGTGATCGACATGGGGCCCGACGGCGGATCCCGCGGCGGCACCGTCGTCGCGACCGGCACCCCGGAGCAGGTGGCCGCGAACCCGGAGTCGGCCACCGGAGCGTTCCTCAGGCCGCTGCTGGCCTGA